A portion of the Micromonospora tarapacensis genome contains these proteins:
- a CDS encoding TetR/AcrR family transcriptional regulator gives MTTMADTPRPPGRPRSVRADEAIVEATLDLLAEGSTIEAISIEAIAARAGVGKATIYRRWSGKDALLRDALRTLKGKVPQPAGRSVRDDLITLVGAVGRAIDPRAERIMPCLVPEANRSPEHYVLYQNIIEPRRAMMREVLQRGVRDGELRADLDIDVTMAMLTGPMLIQRVLRWHPDLDVTTLPEKIVDGVLDGIRAG, from the coding sequence ATGACTACCATGGCAGACACTCCGCGACCGCCCGGGCGGCCGCGGAGTGTCCGCGCGGACGAGGCGATCGTCGAGGCCACGCTGGATCTTCTCGCGGAGGGCAGCACGATCGAGGCGATCTCGATCGAGGCGATCGCCGCCCGCGCCGGCGTCGGCAAGGCCACGATCTACCGCCGCTGGTCGGGCAAGGACGCGCTGCTGCGCGACGCGCTGCGTACCCTCAAGGGCAAAGTGCCGCAGCCGGCCGGCCGGTCCGTCCGCGACGACCTGATCACGCTGGTCGGCGCGGTCGGGCGCGCCATCGACCCCCGGGCGGAACGGATCATGCCCTGCCTGGTGCCCGAGGCGAACCGGAGCCCCGAGCACTACGTGCTCTACCAGAACATCATCGAGCCGCGTCGGGCGATGATGCGGGAGGTCCTGCAACGCGGCGTCCGGGACGGTGAACTCCGCGCCGACCTCGACATCGACGTGACCATGGCGATGCTCACCGGCCCGATGCTCATCCAGCGGGTGTTGCGCTGGCACCCCGACCTCGACGTGACCACGCTCCCCGAGAAGATCGTCGACGGCGTCCTGGACGGCATCCGCGCCGGCTGA
- the yajC gene encoding preprotein translocase subunit YajC codes for MHYAAEGVGAGGFTPILMIALLFGVMYFMMIRPQQKRRREAEAMQSALSPGDEVVTIGGLYGTVTGVEDDSVLLEVAPGVQTRYARPAIARVVTRAELPSEATAEETDAVKD; via the coding sequence GTGCACTACGCAGCAGAAGGCGTCGGAGCGGGCGGCTTCACGCCGATCCTCATGATCGCCCTGCTCTTCGGCGTCATGTACTTCATGATGATCCGTCCGCAGCAGAAGCGCCGCCGCGAGGCCGAGGCGATGCAGTCCGCCCTCTCCCCGGGCGACGAGGTGGTCACCATCGGCGGGCTCTACGGCACGGTCACCGGCGTCGAGGACGACAGCGTCCTGCTCGAGGTCGCTCCCGGAGTGCAGACCCGCTACGCCCGTCCGGCGATCGCCCGGGTGGTGACCAGGGCGGAGCTTCCCTCCGAGGCCACGGCCGAGGAGACCGACGCCGTCAAGGACTGA
- the ruvA gene encoding Holliday junction branch migration protein RuvA, with amino-acid sequence MIASVRGVVTAVGPDHAVIEVGGVGLAVQCAPGTIADLRVGRPARLATSLVVREDSLTLYGFADDDAKALFELLQTASGVGPRLAQAVLAVHTPDTVRKAIANADTAALTRVPGIGKKGAERLVLELRDRIGPVAVGVDGAAGVTGGGWPEQVRQALVGLGWTAGQADQAVAAVAESVDGPTPPVPVLLKQAIRLLGRTR; translated from the coding sequence ATGATCGCCAGTGTCCGCGGCGTGGTGACGGCCGTCGGGCCGGACCACGCGGTGATCGAGGTCGGCGGGGTCGGCCTGGCGGTGCAGTGCGCTCCTGGCACGATCGCCGACCTGCGGGTCGGCCGGCCGGCCCGGCTGGCCACCAGCCTGGTCGTCCGGGAGGACTCACTCACCCTCTACGGCTTCGCCGACGACGACGCCAAGGCGCTGTTCGAGCTGCTACAGACCGCCAGCGGGGTCGGCCCGCGACTGGCCCAGGCGGTGCTCGCGGTGCACACTCCGGACACGGTCCGCAAGGCGATCGCCAACGCCGACACGGCGGCGCTGACCCGGGTCCCCGGCATCGGCAAGAAGGGTGCCGAACGCCTGGTGCTGGAGCTGCGCGACCGGATCGGGCCGGTCGCGGTCGGCGTCGACGGCGCGGCCGGCGTGACCGGTGGCGGCTGGCCCGAACAGGTCCGTCAGGCGCTGGTCGGGCTCGGCTGGACGGCGGGCCAGGCCGATCAGGCGGTCGCCGCGGTCGCCGAGAGCGTCGACGGTCCCACCCCGCCGGTGCCGGTGCTGTTGAAGCAGGCCATCCGGCTGCTGGGCCGCACCCGATGA
- a CDS encoding DUF3618 domain-containing protein: MSVANGNGEPERVRQDIQQTRANLGETVAALAAKSDVKGRLRTKADGVTDGLRQQVTEAGATARTTATQMSREMSQKASQRATAVTRTARRAASTAGSAVLGDRKAVIASARGATARIGASVRTTPAPILTAAGAAAAALGLMAYLRRRAR; the protein is encoded by the coding sequence ATGAGTGTGGCGAACGGCAACGGCGAGCCGGAGCGGGTTCGTCAGGACATCCAGCAGACGCGTGCGAATCTCGGGGAGACCGTCGCCGCGCTGGCCGCCAAGTCCGACGTCAAGGGTCGCCTCCGCACGAAAGCCGACGGCGTCACCGACGGGCTACGGCAGCAGGTCACCGAGGCTGGGGCGACGGCGAGGACCACCGCGACCCAGATGAGCCGCGAGATGAGCCAGAAGGCGTCCCAACGGGCCACGGCCGTGACCCGGACGGCTCGCCGCGCGGCGAGTACGGCCGGCTCGGCCGTACTCGGAGACCGGAAAGCCGTCATCGCGTCGGCGCGTGGCGCGACGGCCCGCATCGGCGCCTCGGTCCGCACCACGCCTGCGCCGATCCTCACCGCCGCGGGTGCCGCCGCAGCGGCCCTCGGCCTCATGGCATACCTGCGCCGTCGGGCGAGGTGA
- the ruvB gene encoding Holliday junction branch migration DNA helicase RuvB produces the protein MTESDGGLVSAYVSEAELDAEVSVRPKRLGEFIAQHRVRDQLDLLLQGAMRRGSPPDHILLSGPPGLGKTTLANIVAAELGTGIRVTSGPAIERSGDLAAILTSLAEGDVLFIDEIHRIARPAEELLYSAMEDFRVDVVVGKGPGATAIPLDVEPFTLVGATTRAGLLTGPMRDRFGFVAHLDFYAPGDLETLLHRSARILGVPITDDGATEIAGRSRGTPRIANRLLRRVRDFAEVRVDGVVTVETARAALTVYDVDALGLDRLDRAVLTALVDSFRGGPVGLSTLAVAVGEQPDTVEEVCEPFLVRAGLLARTPRGRVATEAAWHHLGRTAPNGTFAAGVPSAPDLFSADTGEP, from the coding sequence GTGACCGAGTCCGACGGCGGACTGGTCTCCGCGTACGTCAGCGAGGCGGAACTGGACGCGGAGGTCAGCGTCCGGCCGAAGCGGCTGGGTGAGTTCATCGCCCAGCACCGCGTCCGGGACCAGCTCGACCTGCTGTTGCAGGGCGCGATGCGGCGCGGCTCCCCGCCCGACCACATCCTGCTGTCGGGGCCGCCCGGCCTGGGCAAGACCACCCTGGCCAACATCGTCGCCGCGGAGCTGGGCACCGGTATCCGGGTGACCAGTGGGCCGGCCATCGAACGCTCCGGCGACCTGGCGGCGATCCTGACCAGCCTCGCCGAGGGCGACGTGCTCTTCATCGACGAGATCCACCGGATCGCCAGGCCGGCGGAGGAGCTGCTCTACAGCGCGATGGAGGACTTCCGGGTCGACGTGGTGGTCGGCAAGGGGCCGGGCGCCACCGCCATCCCGCTGGACGTCGAACCATTCACGCTGGTCGGCGCGACCACCCGGGCCGGCCTGCTCACCGGGCCGATGCGGGACCGGTTCGGTTTCGTGGCCCACCTCGACTTCTACGCGCCGGGTGACCTGGAGACGCTGCTGCACCGCTCGGCGCGCATCCTCGGGGTGCCGATCACCGACGACGGGGCGACGGAGATCGCCGGTCGCTCCCGGGGCACGCCGCGGATCGCCAACCGGCTGCTGCGCCGGGTCCGGGACTTCGCCGAGGTGCGCGTCGACGGTGTGGTCACCGTCGAGACCGCCCGCGCGGCCCTGACCGTCTACGACGTGGACGCGCTCGGGCTGGATCGGCTCGACCGGGCGGTGCTGACCGCCCTGGTCGACTCGTTCCGGGGCGGCCCGGTCGGCCTGTCCACCCTGGCGGTGGCGGTGGGGGAGCAGCCGGACACGGTGGAGGAGGTCTGCGAGCCGTTCCTGGTGCGGGCCGGCCTGCTGGCTCGTACGCCCAGGGGGCGGGTGGCCACCGAGGCGGCTTGGCACCACCTGGGGCGTACGGCCCCGAATGGTACATTTGCGGCCGGAGTCCCCTCGGCGCCCGATCTGTTCTCGGCGGACACCGGCGAGCCGTGA
- a CDS encoding phage holin family protein: protein MADGTSGGPGAATPDTPVAELVQRAGEQITRLVRDELTLARAEMAAKGRRAGSGAGLLGGGAMLGLYAGGALVIAAVLVLGAFMPDALAALIVGAVLLVAAAVAARRGKKQVTEAMPATPTATRDSVRADAETIRNAANRGRS, encoded by the coding sequence ATGGCCGACGGAACGAGTGGCGGCCCGGGTGCCGCCACCCCCGACACGCCGGTCGCTGAGTTGGTGCAGCGTGCCGGCGAACAGATCACCCGCCTAGTGCGCGATGAGCTGACACTGGCCCGCGCGGAGATGGCGGCGAAGGGCAGACGTGCCGGGTCCGGTGCCGGGTTGCTCGGCGGCGGCGCCATGCTGGGCCTCTATGCCGGCGGCGCGCTCGTCATCGCCGCGGTGCTGGTCCTGGGTGCGTTCATGCCAGATGCCCTCGCCGCGCTCATCGTCGGGGCCGTCCTGCTCGTTGCCGCCGCGGTTGCGGCTCGGCGCGGCAAGAAGCAGGTGACAGAGGCCATGCCGGCCACCCCGACGGCCACCCGGGACAGCGTGCGCGCCGACGCCGAGACGATCCGCAACGCGGCGAACCGGGGGCGGTCATGA
- a CDS encoding SPFH domain-containing protein gives MPLGFTLAIIAAIIAAVAAAIARFGSARTIRHPSALVSVSALLVAVGLLAVSSAHSVPIRSVGIVTSFGKPTGEVTGSGLKWVTPWQRVGEWDAGRQKYDHIGSDHCVRVRTGTLADACVEVLVEWQVQPENAPKQFMDYKGDFESFRGQRVGVQLDSAVNDAFATYNPLERIDSKTGNLNVDLKPFAASIKSNAEGRLADDVEILSVTITRVNHDDKTEGNIKAFQDKLAQTRNLEQDRLNAEIQKQITETNATVDKVTRCLEIADKHGNTPGLCINPGIVTGK, from the coding sequence ATGCCCCTCGGTTTCACCCTCGCGATCATCGCCGCGATCATCGCGGCGGTCGCCGCCGCCATCGCCCGCTTCGGATCGGCGCGGACCATACGCCACCCCAGCGCGTTGGTGTCGGTCAGCGCCCTGCTCGTCGCGGTGGGTCTGCTCGCCGTGTCGAGCGCCCACTCCGTCCCGATCCGCTCGGTCGGCATCGTCACCAGCTTCGGCAAGCCGACCGGCGAGGTCACCGGCTCCGGCCTGAAATGGGTCACTCCGTGGCAGCGGGTCGGCGAGTGGGACGCCGGGCGGCAGAAGTACGACCACATCGGCAGCGACCACTGCGTGCGGGTGCGTACCGGCACCCTGGCCGACGCGTGCGTGGAGGTGCTCGTCGAGTGGCAGGTCCAGCCCGAGAACGCCCCGAAGCAGTTCATGGACTACAAGGGCGACTTCGAGAGCTTCCGGGGGCAGCGGGTCGGGGTCCAGCTCGACAGCGCGGTGAACGACGCCTTCGCCACCTACAACCCCCTGGAGCGCATCGACTCGAAGACCGGCAACCTGAACGTCGACCTCAAGCCCTTCGCGGCGAGCATCAAGTCCAACGCCGAGGGCCGGCTGGCCGACGACGTCGAGATCCTGTCGGTCACCATCACCCGGGTCAACCACGACGACAAGACCGAGGGCAACATCAAGGCGTTCCAGGACAAGCTCGCCCAGACCCGCAACCTCGAACAGGACCGCCTCAACGCCGAGATCCAGAAGCAGATCACCGAGACCAACGCCACGGTGGACAAGGTGACCCGCTGCCTGGAGATCGCCGACAAACACGGCAACACCCCGGGCCTGTGCATCAACCCGGGCATCGTCACCGGCAAGTAG
- a CDS encoding phage holin family protein, producing MSTPAGGGADRAQASIGELLTDVSRNFSALLRKEVDLAKAELRQEALSFGSAAGMFAAAAIAGLLTLLFLSHALWWGLSNVMDQGWAALIVAVIWAVIGAMLTSRARKQLRTINPLPRTRQTAQEIPDAVRGR from the coding sequence GTGAGTACGCCCGCGGGCGGTGGTGCCGACCGGGCGCAGGCATCCATCGGTGAACTGCTGACCGACGTCAGCCGCAACTTCTCCGCCCTGTTGCGCAAAGAGGTCGATCTGGCCAAGGCCGAGCTGCGCCAGGAGGCCCTCAGCTTCGGCAGCGCGGCGGGGATGTTCGCCGCAGCCGCGATCGCCGGCCTGCTCACCCTGCTGTTCCTGTCGCATGCCCTCTGGTGGGGCCTGTCCAACGTGATGGACCAGGGCTGGGCCGCGCTCATCGTCGCCGTGATCTGGGCCGTCATCGGCGCCATGCTCACATCCCGGGCCCGCAAGCAGCTACGCACCATAAATCCCCTTCCGCGCACCAGACAGACGGCGCAGGAGATACCCGACGCGGTGAGGGGCCGCTGA
- a CDS encoding DUF3618 domain-containing protein, with product MSSDPEQIRHDIEHTRAELSHDVDALTDKVNPRRIASVPVNRARGRLSRVVDRVMGTARDTRDAAVYQAHDVGNRVSDTVHQGTDAVTNAAHQTSNAVTDAAHQTSDAVSAAGHRGQSLTHASRERAEGNPLAAGVIAFGVGMLASGLLPPSRKEQHLAERAKHEAMEHADQVNQKAGDMMHQVQDNLREPVQQASEAVKSTASRGAAVVRDTGTEQAQHVRDDARQATQRS from the coding sequence ATGTCCAGCGATCCGGAACAGATCCGGCACGACATCGAGCACACCCGAGCCGAGCTGAGCCACGACGTTGACGCGCTGACCGACAAGGTGAACCCGCGCCGAATCGCCAGCGTCCCGGTGAACCGCGCCCGCGGCCGGCTCAGCCGCGTCGTCGACAGGGTGATGGGGACCGCGAGGGACACCCGGGACGCTGCGGTGTACCAGGCCCACGACGTCGGCAACCGCGTCTCGGACACCGTGCATCAGGGAACCGACGCCGTGACGAACGCGGCTCACCAGACCTCGAACGCCGTGACCGATGCGGCGCACCAGACCTCGGACGCCGTGTCGGCGGCCGGGCACCGTGGGCAGTCGCTCACCCACGCCTCGCGGGAACGGGCCGAAGGCAACCCGCTCGCCGCCGGGGTCATCGCCTTCGGGGTGGGCATGCTCGCCTCCGGCCTCCTGCCACCGAGCAGGAAGGAGCAGCACCTCGCCGAGCGCGCCAAGCACGAGGCCATGGAGCACGCCGACCAGGTGAACCAGAAGGCCGGTGACATGATGCACCAGGTCCAGGACAACCTACGCGAACCTGTGCAGCAGGCGTCGGAGGCGGTCAAGTCCACCGCCTCGCGCGGTGCCGCCGTGGTGCGCGACACGGGCACCGAGCAGGCCCAGCACGTACGCGACGACGCGCGTCAGGCGACCCAACGGTCGTAG
- a CDS encoding MFS transporter, protein MSPHGDTGHPRRWAILGVLVISLLVVVLDNTILNVALRTLADPVHGLGASQGELEWSINSYTLVFAGLLFTFGILGDRAGRRRMLLIGLVMFGLASLLSAYAQSPVQLIAARALMGVGGAAIMPATLSIISNVFDPRERGRAIGIWAGAVGLAVAIGPVLGGLLLEHYWWGSVFLINVPVVALGVVLVALLVPESRDPDPGRVDVFGVLLSVVGLVTLTYGIIDGGEHGFGRPLVWAAILGGVAVLAWFIEHERRSSHPSLDVRLFRVPRFAAPVAMIGLVFFAAMGVMFFSSFYLQLVRGYSPLQTGLLFLPFAVAQLAFAPRSAAMVRRYGARSVSAVGLVLTAAALSAFAFVDAATPIWVVLVVFFLQGAGMANIMPPATESIMSALPREKAGVGSAVSNTIRQVAAALGVAVIGSVLAAGYRGGIDPALADLPPGAREAAGESISGAYATAGQLGPAGPQLVAAANDSFVSAMHVSATLAALVAAAGIVVALRWMPGRSGTGVPKPIGEPELAGAA, encoded by the coding sequence ATGTCGCCACACGGAGACACCGGACATCCGAGGAGGTGGGCGATCCTCGGGGTGCTGGTGATCAGCCTGCTCGTGGTCGTCCTCGACAACACCATCCTCAACGTGGCGCTGCGTACCCTCGCCGACCCGGTGCACGGTCTCGGGGCCAGCCAGGGTGAGCTGGAGTGGTCGATCAACTCGTACACGCTGGTGTTCGCCGGGCTGCTTTTCACCTTCGGCATCCTCGGTGACCGCGCCGGGCGCCGGCGGATGTTGCTGATCGGTCTGGTGATGTTCGGGCTGGCGTCGCTGCTCTCGGCGTACGCGCAGAGCCCCGTCCAGCTGATCGCGGCCCGCGCACTGATGGGAGTCGGCGGTGCGGCCATCATGCCGGCCACCCTGTCGATCATCTCCAACGTCTTCGACCCGCGCGAGCGAGGCCGGGCCATCGGGATCTGGGCCGGTGCGGTCGGGCTGGCGGTGGCGATCGGGCCGGTCCTCGGCGGGCTGCTGCTGGAGCACTACTGGTGGGGCTCGGTCTTCCTGATCAACGTGCCGGTCGTCGCGCTCGGCGTGGTCCTGGTGGCGCTGCTGGTGCCCGAATCACGGGATCCGGACCCGGGCCGCGTCGACGTGTTCGGCGTACTGCTCTCGGTGGTCGGCCTGGTGACCCTGACCTACGGCATCATCGACGGCGGCGAGCACGGCTTCGGCCGACCGCTGGTCTGGGCCGCCATCCTCGGCGGTGTCGCGGTGCTCGCCTGGTTCATCGAGCACGAGCGTCGCAGCAGCCACCCGTCGCTGGACGTACGCCTGTTCCGGGTGCCGCGCTTCGCCGCCCCGGTGGCGATGATCGGGCTGGTCTTCTTCGCCGCCATGGGGGTGATGTTCTTCAGCTCGTTCTACCTGCAACTGGTGCGTGGTTACAGCCCGTTGCAGACCGGCCTGCTCTTCCTGCCCTTCGCGGTCGCCCAGCTCGCCTTCGCCCCGCGTAGCGCGGCGATGGTCCGCAGGTACGGCGCCCGGTCGGTCTCGGCGGTGGGGCTGGTGCTGACCGCGGCGGCGCTGAGCGCCTTCGCCTTCGTGGACGCCGCGACGCCCATCTGGGTGGTGCTGGTCGTCTTCTTCCTGCAGGGCGCGGGAATGGCCAACATCATGCCGCCGGCAACCGAATCGATCATGTCGGCGTTGCCCCGGGAGAAGGCCGGTGTCGGCTCCGCGGTCAGCAACACCATCCGCCAGGTGGCCGCCGCGCTCGGCGTGGCGGTGATCGGTTCGGTGCTGGCCGCCGGCTACCGGGGCGGGATCGACCCGGCGCTGGCCGACCTGCCGCCGGGGGCGCGGGAGGCGGCGGGCGAGTCCATCTCGGGCGCGTACGCCACGGCGGGCCAGCTCGGTCCGGCGGGTCCGCAGCTGGTCGCGGCGGCCAACGACTCCTTCGTCTCGGCCATGCACGTGTCGGCGACGTTGGCCGCGCTGGTCGCCGCCGCCGGCATCGTGGTGGCCCTGCGCTGGATGCCGGGCCGGTCCGGCACCGGGGTGCCGAAGCCGATCGGCGAGCCCGAGCTGGCCGGCGCCGCGTAG
- the ruvC gene encoding crossover junction endodeoxyribonuclease RuvC — protein MRVLGVDPGLTRCGVGVVEGVPGRPCALVAYYVVHTDPADELPTRLLHLDRSLAELVTEHRPDSVAVERVFSQHNVRTVMGTAQASGIAVLAGARAGLPVQTYTPSEVKAAVTGSGQADKAQMTAMVTRLLRLPEPPRPADAADALALAICHVWRGGTRSKLAAAADRVRRGGAR, from the coding sequence GTGCGGGTGCTCGGCGTCGACCCTGGACTGACCCGGTGCGGGGTCGGCGTGGTCGAAGGGGTGCCCGGGCGGCCCTGCGCGCTGGTCGCCTACTACGTCGTCCACACCGACCCGGCCGACGAGCTGCCCACCCGCCTGCTGCACCTGGACCGGTCGCTCGCCGAGCTGGTCACCGAGCACCGGCCGGACAGCGTCGCCGTCGAGCGGGTGTTCAGCCAGCACAACGTGCGTACGGTGATGGGCACCGCCCAGGCCAGCGGGATCGCGGTGCTGGCCGGGGCGCGCGCCGGGCTGCCGGTGCAGACGTACACCCCGAGCGAGGTCAAGGCGGCGGTGACCGGTTCCGGTCAGGCGGACAAGGCACAGATGACGGCGATGGTCACCCGGCTGCTGCGGCTGCCCGAGCCACCCCGGCCGGCCGACGCGGCCGATGCCCTCGCGCTGGCCATCTGTCACGTGTGGCGCGGCGGCACGCGGTCGAAGCTGGCCGCCGCCGCGGACCGGGTCAGACGAGGAGGAGCGAGATGA
- a CDS encoding helix-turn-helix domain-containing protein, which produces MSVMSSPVEFLELLAREAAAVEFEGPLVAARSAGLPADRIAELEQAKTVALRVRALLERRRRRESELSGLYDTVSDLAGLRDLDDVLRAIVHRARHLLGADVAYMTLDDAERGDTYMRVTDGSVSARFQRLRLPMGAGLGGLVAQSGAPYVTANYPQDERFHHTREIDAGVGEEGLVAILGVPLRLGSTSIGVLYAANRSARPFAREEVALLLSLAAHAAVAIDTARLLTETRSALEELSSANTTIRAHSSSVERAAAAHDRMTALVLRGGGVEDVASAVTEVLGGALLALDAEGRLLARVGEIDEPDRADIVEAVAASRTEGRSVRRGAMWYAAVVAGAENLGALVLRPEEELADADQRILERAALVTALLLLFRRTVAEAESRVRGELLDDLIARPLRDTDALRSRARRLGVDLDAPHVLVAVGDDAIAATGSARQRVLSWATTYASTRGGLAAARDGRVVLMLPGQDGGGSARVVARDLSRITGRPVTAGASGPSAGPASLAAAFREADRCLTALGALGRAGEGASTAELGFVGLLLGAVDDGGDADVSRFLTATVGPVIDYDARRGTALVRTLEAYFGVGGSLARAAEQLHVHVNTVTQRLERVGQLLGADWQRPDRALEVQLALRLHRLRTSG; this is translated from the coding sequence ATGTCGGTCATGTCGTCACCGGTGGAGTTCCTGGAACTGCTCGCCCGGGAGGCGGCCGCGGTCGAGTTCGAGGGACCGTTGGTCGCCGCCCGGTCGGCCGGGCTGCCCGCCGACCGGATCGCCGAACTGGAGCAGGCGAAGACGGTGGCGCTGCGGGTCCGGGCGCTGCTGGAGCGCCGTCGGCGCCGGGAGAGCGAACTCTCCGGCCTGTACGACACGGTGAGCGACCTGGCGGGGCTGCGCGACCTGGACGACGTGCTGCGGGCGATCGTGCACCGGGCCCGCCACCTGCTCGGCGCCGACGTCGCCTACATGACGCTCGACGACGCCGAGCGCGGCGACACCTACATGCGGGTGACCGACGGCTCGGTCTCCGCCCGGTTCCAGCGGCTGCGGCTGCCGATGGGCGCCGGGCTCGGCGGTCTGGTGGCCCAGTCGGGCGCACCGTACGTCACCGCGAACTATCCGCAGGACGAGCGCTTCCACCACACCCGGGAGATCGACGCCGGGGTGGGCGAGGAGGGCCTGGTGGCCATCCTCGGGGTGCCGCTGCGGCTCGGCTCCACCAGCATCGGCGTGCTCTACGCCGCGAACCGGTCGGCCCGGCCGTTCGCCCGGGAGGAGGTGGCGCTGCTGCTCTCGCTGGCCGCGCACGCCGCGGTGGCGATCGACACCGCGCGGCTGCTGACCGAGACCCGCTCGGCGCTGGAGGAACTGTCGTCGGCCAACACCACCATCCGTGCGCACAGCAGCTCGGTGGAGCGCGCCGCGGCGGCGCACGACCGGATGACCGCGCTGGTGCTGCGCGGCGGCGGGGTGGAGGACGTGGCGTCGGCGGTCACCGAGGTGCTCGGTGGCGCACTGCTGGCGCTGGACGCCGAGGGGCGGCTGCTGGCCCGGGTCGGCGAGATCGACGAACCGGACCGGGCGGACATCGTCGAGGCGGTGGCCGCGTCCCGGACCGAGGGTCGCAGCGTACGCCGGGGCGCCATGTGGTACGCCGCCGTGGTCGCCGGCGCGGAGAACCTGGGCGCGCTGGTGTTGCGCCCGGAGGAGGAACTCGCCGACGCCGACCAGCGGATCCTGGAGCGGGCCGCGCTGGTCACCGCGTTGCTGCTGCTGTTCCGGCGTACCGTCGCCGAGGCGGAGAGCCGGGTCCGGGGCGAGTTGCTCGACGACCTGATCGCCCGGCCGCTGCGGGACACCGATGCGCTGCGCAGCCGGGCCCGCCGCCTCGGCGTGGACCTGGACGCGCCGCACGTGCTGGTGGCCGTCGGCGACGACGCCATCGCGGCGACCGGGTCGGCCCGCCAGCGGGTGCTCTCCTGGGCCACCACGTATGCCTCGACCCGGGGCGGACTGGCCGCGGCGCGCGACGGCCGGGTGGTGCTGATGCTGCCCGGGCAGGACGGCGGGGGCAGTGCCCGCGTGGTGGCCCGGGACCTGTCACGGATCACCGGCCGGCCGGTGACCGCCGGCGCGAGCGGCCCGTCCGCCGGCCCGGCGTCGCTGGCCGCCGCCTTCCGGGAGGCGGACCGCTGCCTGACCGCGCTCGGCGCGTTGGGCCGGGCCGGCGAGGGGGCGAGCACCGCCGAGCTGGGCTTCGTCGGGCTGTTGCTGGGCGCCGTCGATGACGGTGGTGACGCCGACGTCAGCCGGTTCCTGACCGCCACCGTCGGTCCCGTGATCGACTACGACGCCCGCCGGGGCACCGCGCTGGTGCGGACCCTGGAGGCGTATTTCGGGGTGGGCGGCAGCCTGGCCCGCGCCGCCGAGCAGCTGCACGTGCACGTCAACACGGTCACCCAACGTCTGGAGCGGGTCGGGCAGTTGCTCGGTGCCGACTGGCAGCGCCCCGATCGGGCCCTGGAGGTGCAGTTGGCACTGCGCCTGCACCGCCTGCGCACCTCCGGCTGA
- a CDS encoding aminotransferase class V-fold PLP-dependent enzyme — MELEQAQKLWQPQPGWLNTASYGLPPDPGWDALQEALADWRAGQGSWETWGGATDRCRAAFARLVGVPVVDVAVGGTVSQLLAPVAAALPAGARMVVPEVEFTSNLFPWLVQEARGVQVRTVPLAELAASVDADTDLVAFSLVQSADGTVAAYDDIVAAARTHGALVAVDATQACGWLPFDAGRADVVVAGGYKWLMGPRGTAFAYLAPTLRDRLRPDAAGWYAGHDPHASYYGPPLRLAEDARRFDISPAWFSWVGAAPALELLLEIGVPAVRAYDVALANRFLTGLGQPPGHSAIVTVEVPDAQEKLERAGIRAAVRAGRVRASFHLYSTTEDVDLALDALTS, encoded by the coding sequence GTGGAACTGGAACAGGCGCAGAAGCTGTGGCAACCGCAGCCGGGGTGGCTGAACACCGCCAGCTACGGGTTGCCGCCCGACCCGGGCTGGGACGCGCTGCAGGAGGCGCTGGCCGACTGGCGGGCGGGACAGGGGTCGTGGGAGACCTGGGGTGGGGCCACCGACCGGTGCCGGGCCGCCTTCGCCCGGCTCGTCGGGGTGCCGGTGGTCGACGTCGCGGTCGGCGGCACAGTCTCGCAACTGCTGGCGCCGGTGGCCGCCGCGCTGCCCGCCGGCGCCCGGATGGTCGTGCCCGAGGTCGAGTTCACCTCCAACCTCTTCCCCTGGCTGGTGCAGGAGGCCCGGGGAGTCCAGGTACGTACCGTGCCGCTGGCCGAACTGGCCGCCTCGGTCGACGCCGACACCGACCTGGTGGCGTTCAGCCTGGTGCAGTCCGCCGACGGCACGGTGGCCGCGTACGACGACATCGTCGCGGCGGCCCGGACCCACGGCGCGCTCGTCGCGGTCGACGCCACCCAGGCGTGCGGCTGGCTGCCGTTCGACGCGGGCCGCGCCGACGTGGTGGTGGCCGGCGGGTACAAGTGGCTGATGGGCCCTCGGGGCACCGCGTTCGCCTACCTCGCCCCCACGCTGCGGGACCGGCTGCGGCCGGACGCCGCCGGGTGGTACGCGGGCCACGACCCGCACGCCTCCTACTACGGCCCGCCGCTGCGGCTCGCCGAGGACGCCCGCAGGTTCGACATCTCACCGGCCTGGTTCAGCTGGGTGGGTGCCGCCCCGGCGCTGGAACTGCTGCTGGAGATCGGCGTGCCCGCGGTACGCGCGTACGACGTGGCGTTGGCCAACCGATTCCTCACCGGGCTGGGGCAGCCGCCCGGACACAGCGCGATCGTCACCGTCGAGGTGCCCGACGCGCAGGAGAAGCTCGAACGGGCCGGGATCCGCGCGGCGGTGCGGGCCGGCCGGGTACGGGCTTCCTTCCATCTCTATTCCACCACCGAGGACGTCGACCTGGCCCTCGACGCCCTGACCTCCTGA